The following proteins come from a genomic window of Gynuella sunshinyii YC6258:
- a CDS encoding VanZ family protein has protein sequence MQKIIILITLLFVLFIARIIFLADTGGDSIFFDLGKAVPYGDKVAHFCLYGLLTLLVNWAFQFRQLSLYRWRPYLGSILVVVFAVLEELSQGWFPTRTLDIVDLLADAAGITVFSVISFWLQRTQQRYREN, from the coding sequence ATGCAAAAAATTATCATTTTGATCACTCTGTTATTTGTCCTGTTTATTGCCCGTATTATTTTTCTGGCCGATACCGGCGGCGACAGTATTTTCTTCGATCTCGGCAAGGCGGTTCCTTATGGCGATAAAGTGGCGCATTTTTGTTTGTATGGTTTGTTGACGTTGTTAGTGAATTGGGCCTTCCAGTTCCGTCAGTTGAGTCTTTATCGCTGGCGTCCTTATCTGGGTTCGATACTGGTTGTGGTTTTTGCAGTGCTAGAGGAGCTGAGCCAGGGTTGGTTTCCGACCCGCACGTTGGATATCGTTGATCTGCTTGCCGATGCGGCAGGTATTACGGTGTTCAGTGTCATCAGTTTTTGGTTGCAACGCACTCAACAACGTTACCGGGAAAACTAA